The following proteins are encoded in a genomic region of Nicotiana sylvestris chromosome 4, ASM39365v2, whole genome shotgun sequence:
- the LOC104228168 gene encoding uncharacterized protein, protein MAICNCFRGPVRRNRKDKGDKRVPKTTDVTSPVESPVKSTAKTDDSKSSSFLVPLPFGSSRTNVKVMNHESPVKGDTEEVAYEGEDEHDESLSMKRDNSDFDLQARVHNSNDEYDQSFSKEINLNCSFECETNDRYHKKSEKDEEVVEIMKSGHISDPGFDKVESWASPRLQRSCSDLAIRDMFTKMSDQLSLSKSQSFDEMQRLAEKMTLGSPASVLTHRSADKVMLKKHSSSQLLPSRSRNLWWKLFLWSHRNVQGTGGIKQHPILAKMALNQQGGYSSDTLELGKGMELSNLGSPGSFTAESLNKGRYDKGKDVLVDFQGASGFWPQNQWVAFPEESSRFMRISEWVSELPVHPPCLIDEHDHVEDDMDLPPSLDAGKSPARNSSLISPHPNTNVSEEVAHANTVIQSLNLSSTVAHIAGAGLKVIPAMSHLSSLRSVNLSGNFIVQITPGSLPRGLHVLNLSKNKIHTIGGLRELTRLRMLDLSYNRISRIGQGLSNCTPIKELYLAGNKISDIEGLHRLLKLTVLDLSFNKITTTKALGQLVANYNSLLALNLLGNPIQSNISDDQLRKTVCSLLPKLAFLNKQPINAQKAREVGTEAVAKAALGSSSRGTHRRATRKVGTGASSSASVHRSSASVAQKSRHRLRSRTQHQSSKAK, encoded by the exons ATGGCAATTTGCAACTGCTTCCGTGGTCCAGTAAGGAGAAACAGGAAAGATAAG GGAGATAAGAGAGTTCCAAAAACTACTGATGTGACTTCACCAGTTGAAAGTCCTGTGAAATCTACTGCTAAAACTGATGACTCCAAATCATCTTCTTTTCTTGTTCCTTTACCTTTTGGGAGTTCTAGGACCAATGTCAAGGTAATGAATCATGAAAGTCCTGTTAAGGGAGATACAGAAGAGGTGGCGTATGAAGGGGAAGATGAGCATGACGAGAGCTTGTCGATGAAGAGGGACAACTCTGATTTTGATCTTCAAGCACGCGTTCATAACTCAAATGACGAGTATGATCAATCATTCAGCAAAGAGATTAATCTTAATTGCTCATTTGAATGTGAAACGAATGACCGGTATCATAAGAAATCTGAGAAAGATGAAGAGGTTGTGGAGATAATGAAAAGTGGACACATTAGTGACCCGGGGTTTGATAAAGTAGAATCTTGGGCTTCTCCAAGGCTTCAGCGCTCCTGCTCCGATTTAGCAATTAGGGATATGTTCACTAAAATGAGTGACCAGCTATCACTCTCGAAATCCCAATCTTTTGATGAGATGCAGAGATTAGCTGAGAAGATGACTTTGGGAAGTCCAGCATCCGTGTTGACACATCGCAGCGCTGACAAAGTTATGTTGAAgaagcattcttcaagccaactCCTACCATCAAGAAGTCGAAATTTATGGTGGAAATTATTTCTATGGAGCCATAGAAATGTACAAGGAACAGGTGGTATCAAACAACACCCAATCCTTGCTAAGATGGCTCTAAACCAACAGGGCGGGTACTCCTCGGACACACTAGAACTAGGGAAAGGCATGGAATTGAGCAACTTGGGGTCTCCTGGTTCATTCACTGCAGAATCCTTGAACAAAGGGCGCTACGACAAGGGCAAGGATGTCTTAGTTGACTTCCAAGGAGCAAGTGGTTTTTGGCCGCAGAATCAGTGGGTTGCTTTCCCTGAAGAATCCTCTAGATTTATGAGAATTAGTGAATGGGTGAGCGAGCTTCCTGTTCATCCACCATGCTTAATTGATGAACATGATCATGTTGAAGACGACATGGATCTCCCACCTTCTCTTGATGCTGGTAAATCACCAGCAAGAAACTCATCTCTCATCAGCCCACACCCAAATACAAATGTCTCAGAAGAGGTTGCGCATGCTAATACTGTCATCCAGTCTCTCAACCTGTCTTCAACGGTTGCTCACATTGCCGGTGCTGGTCTGAAAGTTATCCCTGCAATGTCACACTTATCTAGCCTTCGATCTGTCAATTTATCAGGCaacttcatag TTCAAATAACTCCAGGATCACTACCAAGGGGTCTGCACGTTCTCAACTTATCAAAAAACAAGATCCACACAATCGGAGGACTCAGGGAATTGACACGCCTGCGCATGCTTGACCTAAGTTACAACAGAATCTCTCGAATTGGACAAG GTTTGTCGAATTGTACGCCCATCAAAGAACTCTACTTGGCTGGTAACAAAATAAGTGATATAGAAGGGCTGCACAGACTTCTGAAGCTGACTGTTCTAGACTTGAGCTTCAATAAAATAACAACTACTAAAGCACTTGGTCAGCTTGTGGCAAACTATAACTCTCTGCTGGCTCTAAATCTATTGGGCAATCCAATCCAGAGCAATATAAGTGACGATCAACTGCGGAAGACAGTTTGCAGTTTGCTTCCAAAGCTAGCTTTCTTGAACAAACAGCCAATTAATGCACAGAAAGCCCGAGAGGTAGGAACAGAAGCAGTTGCAAAAGCAGCATTGGGCAGTAGCAGTCGGGGCACTCATAGAAGAGCAACCAGGAAAGTTGGAACTGGAGCTTCTTCATCTGCTAGCGTGCATAGGAGCAGCGCCAGTGTTGCTCAAAAGAGCAGGCATAGGCTAAGAAGCCGAACTCAACATCAGTCTTCCAAAGCCAAGTGA